The Molothrus ater isolate BHLD 08-10-18 breed brown headed cowbird chromosome 1, BPBGC_Mater_1.1, whole genome shotgun sequence genome includes a window with the following:
- the MAP3K8 gene encoding mitogen-activated protein kinase kinase kinase 8 — MVLSDVIRLNTRSDFAKWTVMEYMSTGSDSKEEIDLLLADLNMSEVIAIMENHYPGEDIAVYEDSLITMCEEANQNDERAESLLFCEGEVSLMSSVKYGTVEDLLAFANQVSNTAKQFKGCRQQESGILLNMITPKNGRYQIDSDVLLFPWKLTYRNIGSDFIPRGAFGKVYLAQDRETKKRMACKLVPVEQFKPSDVEIQACFRHENIAELYGAILWDETIHLFMEAGEGGSVMEKLESCGPMREFEIIWVTKHILKGLDFLHSKRIIHHDIKPSNIVFMSTKAVLVDFGLSVQMTEDIYYPKDLRGTEIYMSPEVILCRGHTTKADIYSMGATIIHMQTGIPPWVNRYPRSAYPSYLYIIHKQAPPLEDIAEDCSTSMRELLEAALDRNPNHRLSAADLLKHEALHPPPEEQPRCQSLDSALFERKRLLARKDLQLPENITDSSLCNGSMEESDLLKRQRSLYIDLGALAGYFNIVRGPPALEYD, encoded by the exons gagtgATTTTGCAAAGTGGACAGTAATGGAGTATATGAGCACGGGTAGTGATAGCAAAGAGGAGATTGACTTGTTGCTAGCTGATCTAAATATGTCTGAGGTGATAGCCATCATGGAAAACCATTATCCAGGTGAAGACATTGCAGTCTATGAGGACAGCTTAATTACCATGTGTGAAGAGGCAAATCAAAATGATGAACGTGCAGAATCATTACTGTTTTGTGAAGGGGAGGTCTCTTTGATGTCCTCTGTCAAATACGGGACTGTGGAAGACCTGCTTGCTTTTGCCAATCAGGTGTCTAACACTGCAAAGCAATTTAAAGGATGCAGACAACAGGAATCTGGAATCCTCTTGAATATG ATCACACCCAAGAACGGGCGCTATCAAATTGACTCAGATGTGCTCCTGTTTCCATGGAAGTTGACTTACAGGAATATTGGTTCTGACTTTATTCCTCGGGGAGCTTTTGGGAAAGTGTACTTAGCCCAAGACAGAGAAACCAAGAAACGAATGGCATGCAAATTG GTCCCAGTGGAGCAGTTCAAACCATCAGATGTTGAAATACAGGCATGTTTCCGTCATGAAAACATTGCTGAATTATACGGCGCTATTTTGTGGGATGAGACAATCCATCTCTTCatggaagctggagagggaggatCTGTCATGGAAAAGCTGGAGAGCTGTGGGCCTATGAGAGAGTTTGAAATAATTTGGGTGACAAAGCATATTCTGAAAGGACTTGACTTTCTCCACTCTAAGAGGATTATCCACCATGATATCAAAC cAAGCAACATTGTCTTTATGTCAACTAAGGCTGTTTTGGTGGATTTTGGCCTAAGTGTTCAAATGACTGAAGATATTTACTATCCCAAAGATCTTAGAGGAACAGAG ATTTACATGAGCCCTGAAGTTATCCTTTGCAGAGGCCACACAACAAAAGCAGACATCTACAGCATGGGAGCTACTATTATTCATATGCAAACGGGCATCCCACCCTGGGTGAACAGATACCCTCGTTCTGCATACCCCTCCTACCTCTACATT ATACACAAGCAAGCTCCTCCCTTAGAGGATATTGCTGAGGACTGCAGCACTTCCATGAGAGAGTtgctagaagcagctctggacaGGAACCCCAATCACAGGCTGTCTGCAGCAGACCTACTGAAGCACGAGGCCCTGCACCCACCCCCGGAGGAGCAGCCGCGGTGCCAGAGCCTGGACTCGGCGctgtttgaaaggaaaaggctGCTGGCCAGGAAGGATCTGCAGCTGCCAGAAAATATCACAG attCCTCATTGTGTAATGGGAGCATGGAAGAGTCAGACCTGCTAAAGAGACAAAGATCTCTCTACATAGACCTAGGAGCTCTAGCTGGTTACTTCAATATTGTTAGGGGACCACCAGCCTTAGAATATGACTGA